The following proteins are co-located in the Poecile atricapillus isolate bPoeAtr1 chromosome 2, bPoeAtr1.hap1, whole genome shotgun sequence genome:
- the PKIA gene encoding cAMP-dependent protein kinase inhibitor alpha has product MTDVESTYADFIASGRTGRRNALHDILVSSPGGNSSELALKLSELDINKTEGEGDAQRNPSEQTGEAQGEAAKQES; this is encoded by the exons ATGACTGATGTGGAATCTACATATGCAGACTTTATTGCTTCAGGAAGAACAGGTAGAAGAAATGCGTTACATGACATCCTTGTGTCGTCACCGGGTGGGAACTCTAGTGAACTAGCCTTAAAGTTATCAGAGCTTGATATAAACAAAACAG aaggagaaggagatgCACAACGAAACCCAAGTGAGCAAACCGGGGAGGCCCAAGGGGAGGCAGCAAAGCAAGAAAGCTGA